The window TTATAAAATAATCGTCATCACCACTTGTAAACCCGGATGAGGAATCAAGGGAAGCAAAATCAAAATCCATACCTTCAAGGCTTGCCTCATCAAGATTTTTTAAAGATACTCTTAGCGATTGATGAGATCCGGAGCCCTCATCGACGGCTTCTGCAGAAAGATTTTTTTCTTCATCAAGCTTTATTTTTAAATTTATAGTGGGATCACCGGCACGCCCCGTTGAAATATCTTCTACAATAAGGGAGCCTATATATTCGGGCTCTGCCCCGTCAACTTGTTTAAATAAATTTATTTGAACACTTTCCTGATCATCCCTAACCGTAGTCAATTCCAAAGATTGCTCGGAAAGTGCACTTTCATCCAAAATCGGGAAAAATGTCCCGTCTGCAAGTTTTATTCCTATTTTTGAAGCCATAATATCCTCCTGCAAAATTCAAAATTTAATAATTGCTTCTAGACATCTATAACCATTTTAAACGCAAAACAGGTTCTTGTCAATGAATTTAAAACGAAAATCCCAATAAAGTTGCATAATACTTATATCCGGATTTAAAAATTATTACGATAAATTATAGGACTAAGAGTTTTTTTTCCTGCCAAGAGCATGATAAGGCGGTCGAAGCCCATGGCAACACCTGAGCATGGCGACATCTTAGAGCAAGTCTCCCCGAAGTTTTTTACCGGCGGATGAGGAACGAGAGCGTTTTTTTGCTTTAATTCGTTTTCGTTTTTAAAATAAGAATTTATTTTGCTTTTATTCCTTTCTTCGGTATAGCAGTTTGCAAGCTCAACCCCGTTTAAATAAACTTCCCATCGCTCGACGGTCTTCCATTCAAGAGCTTCATTTTTTTTATTTAAAACCCTTTTGGAATTTTCTGCGGCAAGGCAGGGCACGAAGGCGGGATAATCCAAAATAGCTATGAGTCTGTTTTTAGGAAGATTGGGCTCAACTGCATGGACTAAAATAAGCTCATATAAATCGTCCTCTTTCCAATCCGAATAGTTTTCAGCTTCTCCGAGCCCTAACTTTTCGGCATAATAAGCAAGCTCCTCCGGTGAATGTTCCGTACTTAAAGGCACTCCTGCGTATTTTCTAAAGGCTTCGTCCATAGTCAGGCACTCAAATCCCTTTGATAAGGTTTTTAAGACCTCCCTGTCAACAAGAGGATTTTCTTTTACCCTATCGGAAACATGGCTTAAAAATTCTTCGCTTATCTTTACGGAATCTTTATAGTTTGCGTTTACCGTATAATATTCGAGCATGGTAAATTCGGGGCTATGGATATTGCCTATCGATTCTGCATTGCGGTAGCATTTTGAAATTTGAAAAACCGAGCGGGAAGTTTGGGCTATTATCGGCTTAATATAAACTTCGGGAGAAGGGACCAAAAAAAGGGCTTTTCCTGTAGGGCTTTTTTTTAACAAGGACGGACTTAGATATTCCGTTTTAAAAACCTCCAAACAGGTTTCAGGGATTAGCTCTCCCGAAAGAGCCGGCGTATCCAATTCCAAATAATTTTTTTTAATAAAAAATTCCCTTGCGGCCTGAATACTAAGGGCACGCAATTCTAAAGCTTCAATATCCATAAGAAAACCTCATTTATTCTGCAAGGGCTAGGACGGGATCAAGCCTTGCAGCCTTGATAGCAGGATGAAGGCCGAAAAATATTCCCGTACATACGCTTACCGAAAAGGCTATCAGCGAGCCCGAAAAATTGGGTAAAAAGATTATTTCGGGAGGGAAGAAGACGTTTACAATCAGCTTACTGATTAGAAGCCCTAAAACTATACCTATGAGCCCGCCTGTAAGAGTAAGAGAAGCCGATTCTATTAAAAACTGCATTCTTATGGCTCCGCCCGTGGCTCCGAGAGCCTTTCTTATACCTATCTCCCTTCGGCGCTCGGTAACGGTAACAAGCATTATATTCATAATGCCTATACCCCCGACAAGCAAGGATATTCCGGCTATGGCAGAAAGCACAAGACTTACCATTCCTGTAATCTTAGTCATTTGCTCAAACTGCTGACGGGCAGAGTAAACCCACAGAGCAAAGCGGTTACCGCCCGACAGTTCTTCAGAAAAATCTTGAATCTTTACTTCAACCTTGGAGGAGACCTTAGGGTCCGAGATAGCAACTTCGGCTGCCCAAACAGCCTCAGATACCTTTCCCGGAAGCCTACTCAGAGCAAATTTTCTTGGAACAAAGACGGCATCAGAGGTGCGGATCACCCAGGTATTTTTGGGTTTTACAACGCCTATGACCTGAAGACGCACAATAAGGGGAGGAGACTTTTCGCTGCTTGACGGAATCTGCAAAGTAATAAATTTACCTACAGCCCTGCCCTCGGGAAAAAGCTGAAAAGCTATCCTTTCGCCTATAATAGCCTTTTCAGCTCCCGTAGAATAATCGGAAGAAGAAAAAAAACTGCCGTAATCCATAACCACTCGGTGAGATTCAAGCCTTTCAGCTTCAATTCCTTCTATATCGCTAATTTCAATCCGCAAATCATTCCTTATAATTGAGGCTTGAAAAGTGTTGGAATAAAAAACATGCTTTATCTCGGGGATTTTTTGCATCAGCTTTTTACGGAAAGCCTCATCAAATTTTATGATTTTACCTTCACCTGCGAATTCGGGATTATCCGCCTGAGTTCCTATGTTGATTATATCCATACTGAACTCTTCAAATTCTTTTATCATGCTGTTTGAAAGAGAACTTGCAAGGCTTGTAACAATTATAACCGAGGTAACGCCAATCACTATGCCCAATAAGGAAAGAAGGGTCCGCATCTTGTTTGTTCTAAAATTATGAAGGGCATTTATAAAATCTTCAAACATTTTTCTCTTACCACTTAGGAGGCTTTACTCTCAAGGTATCGCCTTCCTTTAAGCCGGATAAAACTTTTACGGTGCCCTGAGTATAGGCTTCAACCTCGACATTAACCCTTTCAATCTTGCCGTTTTCAAGAAGCCTTTCAACGTATGGTTCGCCCTTATCGTAGGAAAGAGCCGTTTGATCCAAAAGCAAAACTTCTTCATCTTCACCGGCAATAATGTTTCCGCTAAAAGAATAACCGGGTAAAACATTTTCGGGGAGCTTATCGACAACTATCTTTGTTTCTATCACAGTAGCACCCCTTTGGCTGCCGGACTTAGCGATTGAAGAGTGATAGGTAACACGGCCTTCCACTTTTTCATCGCCGAGAGCTTGAAAGCTGAGTAAAACTTTTTGCCCTACTTTTAACCTAGGAACATCTCCTTCTGAAACATCGACAGTAGACTTAAAAAAGGAGCGGTCTATAATCACCCCGAAATTATCCTTGGGCATAACATATGAACCTTCGGTAAGATCAAAAGAAACGACTATACCGTCAAACTTTGCATAAACGCTTCTATCCCGTAAGGCCCTCTTTAAAGATTCAAGCTCCAGTTTCATAAGTTCAAGGTTTTTAGAATAGCCTTGCAATTTTTCTTTTTCGATAAGAAATTCCTGCTTTGCAACTTGAAAAGCCTGATAGGTATTGTCAAGAGCAAAGATAAGGTCGCCTTTTTTTACGGTATCGCCTTCTTTAACCGCAACTTTTTTTATAAGGCCCTCGCCGGGAGAGTGAAGGTTTTGCTGTTGAGCAGGCTGGATATAGCCTGAAACTTGAATAACATCCTGTATTACTTCTTTAGTTACCGTAACCGTTTGAGAAATCTCCTCAGTTCCCTTCTTGGGTAAAAAAAGAATCCAAACTATCAAAAGTATAATTATTGCGGCAGCAACCATTAAAATAATCTTTTTATTTTTATTTTTTTGCTTTGTATCCTGCATTTATTTTTCCTCTATATCGAAAGCTTCTTTTAATTCGGCATTGAAAATATGTACGGCAATATTCGAATCGGCTGAACCTAAAAGAGCGGTAATATATTGCAAAGAAGCCTGCTTATTTTCCAAAGCGTTTATAAGTCCCCTTTGGAACCATTTAGCATGTTCCTCGGCATTTTCTTTATAAATATCCAGTTCTTCGGCATAGCGGATTTGCTGCCATTCAAGCTGTTCCCATTTAAGTTTAAAGGTATTAAACTCTTTAGCAAAATTATTTCTAGTGTTTCCCAGCTTTATCTTTTCGCCCGCTTCTTTTAAGGAAACATTCTTTTTATTAAGATAATAATCATAAATTGCAAGCGGATTTATCGAAAAAGACACCTGCATGGCCGGAACGGAAGCGGAGTCCAGACTTAAGCTAAGGCCCGTATCAAGCCTTACCCCGGGAAACATCAGCTGCAGCCCCGAACTTATGTTCTTATTTTGGTTCATAGTATAAGAATATCCCAAACTTGCAGAAGCCGAAAATGGGCTTAAATCCATTTTATTTTTTTCGAGAAGTTTTTTATAATCATTTTCCGCTTTTAAAAGAGGCTTATAGTTTTCGGCCTTCAGGTTTTCCATAGAAATCAGCTTTTGTTTAGGGAGGCTCTTTGCAAGCCTTATAAAAAATTCATCCTCATCTTTTTTTGGAATATCAAGACCGCAGGACTCAAAAAAAAGACGGGCAGAAACCTCAAAAGAAAATTCCGTTTCTTTTTCTGTCCTTTCGGAGCTTATCAAATTAAGCCTTGCCGTTCTTAACTTTGAAGATGTTTCGGAATAGCCTTCTGCAAGAATCTGTTTGTAGTTAATATCGGCCTGAATACCTGAAAGTCTTTTTGCAAGAAGAGCCGAATATTCGCTTAATATTTTTTGAATATCGGTTAAAAGTTTTTTTTCGGCAAGCTCTTTAACGCTCTTTACTTTTTTTTCGGCCTCTTTAAGAGCTTCCAAGGAAGTTTCAATTTCCTGCTTTTTTCTTTTGCGGGCTTGGCTGTAAATATCGCCCGAAAGCCCCAGCGAAAAATCTTGAGAGCTTTTTCCCATCTTATAGGAATAAGGGGCTGACAGCTTGAGTCCCAGATTATTATAAAGAGGCATACCTGCCGAAACCGAGGGCTGTACGGAAAATCCCGATTTATCCTTTTCGGAACTAAGATTAAAATTTAAGGTAGAACTAAAGTCAAAGGCAAAGATGGAATTAAGCCTTACGGATTTATAATTATTTAGAGCTATCGCCGCTTCGTTTTCTATCAAAACAATATCGGTATCGTTTTTGCAGCGGTACTCCAAAATTTTGTCATAAATATTTTCTTGAGCAAAAAGAACATTTAATGAAATGAAGAGATAAATAAAAAAAGAATTATGTTTAAGCATTTTTGACACTTGTAAGATTACAAAAAAAGAATAAAAAAGTCAAGGAATTATCGACTCTTGAACTAGCTAAGATATTTTTGCTATAATACAACACATGGAAAATTCACAACTGATTGAGAGCTTTGAAGCTCTTTTTAATGTAATTAAAAGATTAAGGGGGCCGGGAGGCTGTCCATGGGATATAGCCCAAACCCCTATGAGTATGCGCAAGTCCCTTTTGGAAGAAGCTTACGAGGCAGCTGACGCAATAGAAGAACACCATAATACCGGACAAAACGCCGAGCATGTAAAAGAAGAACTCGGCGATATTCTTTTAAATGTACTGATGATTTCGTATATGTATGAACAAGAAGGCCTTTTTTCAACTGCCGATATTATGAAAAATCTTACCGAAAAGCTGATAAGAAGGCATCCTCATGTTTTCGGGGAAACGGAAGGCTATGAAGGGCCTGAAAGCGATAAAAAAGCTTCGACTCCCGAATCCGTTTTAAACCAATGGGAAAACATAAAAGAAAAAATTGAAAGACCTAAGGCCGAATCAATTTTGGATTCCATCCCTAAAAATTTTCCGCCGATGCTGCGGGCCTTAAAGATTTCAAAAAAGGCAGCAAAGGCCGGTTTTGAGTGGACTGAAATAGGCGGCCTTATCGAAAAGATGGAAGAAGAAACGGCAGAATTTGCCGAAGCCGTTAAATCAGGATCCGAGGCCGCGATGGAAGATGAGATAGGAGATGTATTCTTTGTTGCCGTCAATGCCGCCCGTTTTTTAAAGATAGATCCCGAAATGGCTTTGATGCATGCAAACAAAAAATTTGAAAGGCGGTTCCGGTTTGTTGAGGCCGAAATGAAAAAAAACGGCCTTGAGCTTTTACCCGAAAATGGGGAAAAGATGGAAGAATTTTGGAATAAGGCAAAACTTAAAGAAAGGTCTAAAAATTAACAAAGCATAAAAAAAGAGTT of the Treponema denticola ATCC 35405 genome contains:
- a CDS encoding EF-P lysine aminoacylase GenX, translated to MDIEALELRALSIQAAREFFIKKNYLELDTPALSGELIPETCLEVFKTEYLSPSLLKKSPTGKALFLVPSPEVYIKPIIAQTSRSVFQISKCYRNAESIGNIHSPEFTMLEYYTVNANYKDSVKISEEFLSHVSDRVKENPLVDREVLKTLSKGFECLTMDEAFRKYAGVPLSTEHSPEELAYYAEKLGLGEAENYSDWKEDDLYELILVHAVEPNLPKNRLIAILDYPAFVPCLAAENSKRVLNKKNEALEWKTVERWEVYLNGVELANCYTEERNKSKINSYFKNENELKQKNALVPHPPVKNFGETCSKMSPCSGVAMGFDRLIMLLAGKKTLSPIIYRNNF
- a CDS encoding ABC transporter permease, whose translation is MFEDFINALHNFRTNKMRTLLSLLGIVIGVTSVIIVTSLASSLSNSMIKEFEEFSMDIINIGTQADNPEFAGEGKIIKFDEAFRKKLMQKIPEIKHVFYSNTFQASIIRNDLRIEISDIEGIEAERLESHRVVMDYGSFFSSSDYSTGAEKAIIGERIAFQLFPEGRAVGKFITLQIPSSSEKSPPLIVRLQVIGVVKPKNTWVIRTSDAVFVPRKFALSRLPGKVSEAVWAAEVAISDPKVSSKVEVKIQDFSEELSGGNRFALWVYSARQQFEQMTKITGMVSLVLSAIAGISLLVGGIGIMNIMLVTVTERRREIGIRKALGATGGAIRMQFLIESASLTLTGGLIGIVLGLLISKLIVNVFFPPEIIFLPNFSGSLIAFSVSVCTGIFFGLHPAIKAARLDPVLALAE
- a CDS encoding efflux RND transporter periplasmic adaptor subunit, coding for MQDTKQKNKNKKIILMVAAAIIILLIVWILFLPKKGTEEISQTVTVTKEVIQDVIQVSGYIQPAQQQNLHSPGEGLIKKVAVKEGDTVKKGDLIFALDNTYQAFQVAKQEFLIEKEKLQGYSKNLELMKLELESLKRALRDRSVYAKFDGIVVSFDLTEGSYVMPKDNFGVIIDRSFFKSTVDVSEGDVPRLKVGQKVLLSFQALGDEKVEGRVTYHSSIAKSGSQRGATVIETKIVVDKLPENVLPGYSFSGNIIAGEDEEVLLLDQTALSYDKGEPYVERLLENGKIERVNVEVEAYTQGTVKVLSGLKEGDTLRVKPPKW
- the mazG gene encoding nucleoside triphosphate pyrophosphohydrolase; its protein translation is MENSQLIESFEALFNVIKRLRGPGGCPWDIAQTPMSMRKSLLEEAYEAADAIEEHHNTGQNAEHVKEELGDILLNVLMISYMYEQEGLFSTADIMKNLTEKLIRRHPHVFGETEGYEGPESDKKASTPESVLNQWENIKEKIERPKAESILDSIPKNFPPMLRALKISKKAAKAGFEWTEIGGLIEKMEEETAEFAEAVKSGSEAAMEDEIGDVFFVAVNAARFLKIDPEMALMHANKKFERRFRFVEAEMKKNGLELLPENGEKMEEFWNKAKLKERSKN